Below is a genomic region from Microbacterium sp. LWO12-1.2.
AAATCGAGCGTCACGAGCACAGTCTGGCACGCAGAGCGAAGGTGTCTGCAACACCCGTGTCGCTGCGTTTCGCTCCTGGCGCTCCTATCTGGCAGAATAGAAGGTCGGACGACCTGCTCGACCCTCTATCCAGCTATCGTCCTCACCTTTTGAGCTTCCGCCGGGTGTGCACCCCACTCTCCAGGCGATCAGTTCGTTTCCTTCCACACAATTCAGGAGAATCGTGGCTGTCAAGATTCGTCTCAAGCGCCTGGGCAAGATCCGTGCGCCGTACTACCGCATCGTCGTCGCCGACTCGAAGACCAAGCGCGATGGTCGCGTGATCGAAGAGATCGGCAAGTACCACCCCACCGAGGAGCCCTCGTTCATCGAGGTCGACTCCGAGCGGGCTCAGTACTGGCTCTCCGTCGGCGCCCAGCCGACCGAGCAGGTCGCCGCGATCCTCAAGATCACCGGTGACTGGGGCAAGTTCAAGGGCGACAAGGACGCGAAGTCCACGCTCAAGGTCAAGGAGCCCAAGGTTCCGTTCGAGATCGACGCCGCCAAGAAGTCCGTCGTGAAGCCCAAGGCAGAGAAGAAGGTGGAGGCCCCCGCTGAGGAGGCTCCCGCTGCTGCCGAGGCCGACGCGGCTCCCGCCGCCGACGCAGAGTAATCCGTCGTGCTTGCCGCCGCGCTCGAACACATCGTCAAGGGGATCGTCGATCACCCTGAGGATGTCAGCATCAACGAATCCACATCGCCGCGAGGCGATCTCCTCGAGGTGCGCGTGCACCCCGATGACCGTGGACGTGTGATCGGGCGCGGCGGACGCACCGCGAAGGCGCTTCGTACGCTCATCACCGCGTTGGCCGACGGACGTCGCGTCCGCGTCGATGTCGCGGACGACTGACGTGGCGTCGCAGGACGGGAACAAGAGCAAGAACCAGCTGCGCGTCGGGCGCCTCGTCAAGGCTCATGGCCTCAAGGGCGGCCTCAAGGTGGAGCTGTACACGGACAACCCCGAGCGGCGCTTCCACACCGGCGCCGCGTTCACGTTGCAGGTGCCCGAGGCATCTCCGTGGCACGGAAAAGACGTCACTATCCGCGAGTACCGGGTGATGAACGGAAGCCCAGTGGTGTTCTTCGACGACGTCGAGGACCGCACCGCTGCCGAGAGCCTCGTGCGAGCGATCCTCTGGATCGATCAGGATGTCGATGAGGTCGAGGACAACGCGTGGTTCGATCACCAGCTCGTCGGGCTCGACGTCGTCCGTGACGATGTCGTCGTGGGCCGCGTGGTGAGGATCGAGCATTTCCCGGCCCAGGACCTCCTGATCATCAAGACGGGCGAACGCGAGATCATGGTCCCCTTCGTCGAGGCGATCGTGCCGTCGGTCGACGTGGCACAGGGACGAGTCATCGTCACACCGCCTCCCGGACTCTTCGAAGACCTCCCGGATTCGTCGGACGTCGAGGCTGCACCCAGCTCGGACGCCGACGCGGCCGAGTGACGCCGGATACGGTTCCCCTGTGCGCATCGACGTTCTCTCCATCTTCCCGTCGTATTTCGACGGTCTGACGCTGTCGCTCCTCGGCAAGGCGCAGAGCTCAGGGATCCTCGATCTGCACGTCCGCGACCTTCGCGACTGGACGAGCGATCGGCATCGCACCGTCGATGACACTCCGTACGGCGGCGGTGCCGGCATGGTGATGAAGCCGGAGCCATGGGGGCTCGCCCTCGATGAGATCAGTGCGCTGTCCGATCGACCGACGATCATCTTCCCTTCGCCTGCCGGCGAGGTCTTCACTCAGGCGACCGCTCGAGACCTGTCCGATCGCGATCACCTCGTGTTCGGCTGCGGGCGATACGAAGGCATCGACGAACGCGTCTTCGACTACGCGTCGACCCTCGGCGAAGTGCGACTCATCAGCCTCGGAGACTATGTGTTGAACGGGGGAGAGGTCGCGACGATGGCGATGATCGAGGCGATCGGTCGTCTCATCCCCGGCGTCGTCGGCAACCCGGAGAGCCTCGTCGAGGAATCGCATGAGGATGGGCTGCTGGAGTATCCGTCCTACACGAAGCCCTCGGTGTGGCGCGAACATGCCGTACCCGACGTGCTTCTCAGCGGAAATCATGCCGCGATCGCAGCGTGGCGCCGCGAACAGCAGCTCGAGCGCACGCGGAGGCGGCGTCCCGACCTGCTCGCACCCGGCGACGAACGAGCCTAGAGCACGCTCTCCACACCCCCGTCTATGCGGAAGACCACGCTGTGCGGGTGGCGGAGACCGAG
It encodes:
- the rpsP gene encoding 30S ribosomal protein S16; its protein translation is MAVKIRLKRLGKIRAPYYRIVVADSKTKRDGRVIEEIGKYHPTEEPSFIEVDSERAQYWLSVGAQPTEQVAAILKITGDWGKFKGDKDAKSTLKVKEPKVPFEIDAAKKSVVKPKAEKKVEAPAEEAPAAAEADAAPAADAE
- a CDS encoding RNA-binding protein gives rise to the protein MLAAALEHIVKGIVDHPEDVSINESTSPRGDLLEVRVHPDDRGRVIGRGGRTAKALRTLITALADGRRVRVDVADD
- the rimM gene encoding ribosome maturation factor RimM (Essential for efficient processing of 16S rRNA): MSRTTDVASQDGNKSKNQLRVGRLVKAHGLKGGLKVELYTDNPERRFHTGAAFTLQVPEASPWHGKDVTIREYRVMNGSPVVFFDDVEDRTAAESLVRAILWIDQDVDEVEDNAWFDHQLVGLDVVRDDVVVGRVVRIEHFPAQDLLIIKTGEREIMVPFVEAIVPSVDVAQGRVIVTPPPGLFEDLPDSSDVEAAPSSDADAAE
- the trmD gene encoding tRNA (guanosine(37)-N1)-methyltransferase TrmD codes for the protein MRIDVLSIFPSYFDGLTLSLLGKAQSSGILDLHVRDLRDWTSDRHRTVDDTPYGGGAGMVMKPEPWGLALDEISALSDRPTIIFPSPAGEVFTQATARDLSDRDHLVFGCGRYEGIDERVFDYASTLGEVRLISLGDYVLNGGEVATMAMIEAIGRLIPGVVGNPESLVEESHEDGLLEYPSYTKPSVWREHAVPDVLLSGNHAAIAAWRREQQLERTRRRRPDLLAPGDERA